The following are encoded together in the Strongyloides ratti genome assembly S_ratti_ED321, chromosome : 2 genome:
- a CDS encoding von Willebrand factor, type A domain-containing protein has product MSIFLILLINFILILLSNTKSISLYNFISKDDPLITSTQCLFEIKNSYCYNNDPIKNCNTDIVISVDASSDALIPILFQKEIALIRDNLTSNWNDFSKVALTWYNEIPFVKNQIGDIKNKNQFNQLLNNIQLSDGSKLSSLLNALNNTIILTPGNSLSTFVFISMTSADEINEAKKYANDLKAKGALNFIILGNIVNKNDLEPLNPSNIFYWTFADHCINQLQDFFVKSLNCDNNCIDTSTQIPVTSSSMASSMSSVGKISSTGAYSSSANTKFVSALTTSLPIHSGSISTKISSTEIPLSTKTASVSTGFTSTLSGLSSTNSESISTKISSTEIPLSTKTASVSTGFTSTLSGSSSTNSESISTKISSTEIPLSTKTASVFTGFTSTLSGSSSTNSESISTKISSTEIPLSTKTTSVSTAFTSTSSGLSSTNSESISTKISSTEIPLSKKTASVSTGFTSTSSGLPSTNSESISTKISSTEIPLSTKTASVSTGFTSTLSGLPSTNSESISTKISSTEIPLSTKTAFVSTGFTSTLSGLPSTNSESISTKISSTEIPLSTKTASVSTGFTSTSSGLPSTNSGSISTKISSTEIPLSTKTASVSTAFTSTSSGLSSTNSESISTKISSTEIPLSTNAAHITTEFSSTSKKSFSSNTKNVPTGSLSTKNFLSSTFSGQLTTFTPSSILSSSESTLSIYSTPSLLSSIKSTTNTITSTLSPIKLKCNNDIFFVIDQRSGVTEDLFKKQILKIKKISNGWDISSNYASIDINSVYENLIFMTYPNQPKTELTLATNLTQWYCLLAYLEKNSNDFIKHCEKNSNLIDFPYYSSNQRMDEFITKFTNILLNELKSSKNIQNSMELSLIMFSNMENQAEIDNCIKQLKDIKTNGIIINPVFIKLPESFNGVYNNVNNYDFSDPELEEKITNSICS; this is encoded by the exons atgtcaatttttttgatattattaataaattttattttaatattgttaagTAACACTAAATCTATATCATTATACAACTTTATATCTAAAGATGATCCTTTAATTACATCTACACAAtgtttatttgaaataaaaaattcatattgttataataacGATCCAATAAAAAATTGCAATACAGATATTGTAATATCAGTTGATGCCTCATCAGATGCTCTAATACcaatattatttcaaaaagaaATTGCTCTTATTAGAGATAATCTTACATCAAATTGGAATGATTTTAGTAAAGTTGCCTTAACATGGTATAATGAAATACCATTtgtaaaaaatcaaattggagatattaaaaataaaaatcaatttaatCAACTATTAAATAACATACAACTATCAGATGGTTCAAAATTATCTTCATTATTAAATGctttaaataatactattataTTAACTCCAGGAAACTCACTTTCaacttttgtttttatatcaatGACCTCAGCTGATGAAATAAATGAGGCAAAAAAATATGCTAATGATTTGAAAGCAAAAGGagcattaaattttataattttaggcaatattgtaaataaaaatgatttagaACCTTTAAATCCTtcaaatatcttttattggACTTTTGCTGATCATTGTATTAACCAATTACAagatttttttgtaaaatcattaaattgCGATAATAATTGTATAGATACATCTACTCAAATTCCAGTTACAAGTAGTTCAATGGCATCATCAATGTCCTCTGTAGGTAAAATATCATCAACTGGTGCATATTCATCATCTGCTAATACCAAATTTGTTTCTGCCCTTACAACATCATTACCAATACATTCAGGATCTATTTCTACTAAAATTTCTTCAACTGAAATACCTCTATCAACAAAAACTGCATCTGTTTCTACTGGATTTACTTCAACTTTATCAGGATTATCATCAACAAATTCAGAATCTATTTCTACTAAAATTTCTTCAACTGAAATACCTCTATCAACAAAAACTGCATCTGTTTCTACTGGATTTACTTCAACTTTATCAGGATCATCATCAACAAACTCAGAATCTATTTCTACTAAAATTTCTTCAACTGAAATACCTCTATCAACAAAAACTGCATCTGTTTTTACTGGATTTACTTCAACTTTATCAGGATCATCATCAACAAACTCAGAATCTATTTCTACTAAAATTTCTTCAACTGAAATACCTCTATCAACAAAAACTACATCTGTTTCTACTGCATTTACTTCAACTTCATCAGGATTATCATCAACAAATTCAGAATCTATTTCTACTAAAATTTCTTCAACTGAAATACCTCTTTCAAAAAAAACTGCATCTGTTTCTACCGGATTTACTTCAACTTCATCAGGATTACCATCAACAAACTCAGAATCTATTTCTACTAAAATTTCTTCAACTGAAATACCTCTATCAACAAAAACTGCATCTGTTTCTACTGGATTTACTTCAACTTTATCAGGATTACCATCAACAAACTCAGAATCTATTTCTACTAAAATCTCTTCAACTGAAATACCTCTATCAACAAAAACTGCATTTGTTTCTACTGGATTTACTTCAACTTTATCAGGATTACCATCAACAAACTCAGAATCTATTTCTACTAAAATTTCTTCAACTGAAATACCTCTTTCAACAAAAACTGCATCTGTTTCTACTGGATTTACTTCAACTTCATCAGGATTACCATCAACAAACTCAGGATCTATTTCTACTAAAATTTCTTCAACTGAAATACCTCTATCAACAAAAACTGCATCTGTTTCTACTGCATTTACTTCAACTTCATCAGGATTATCATCAACAAATTCAGAATCTATTTCTACTAAAATTTCTTCAACTGAAATACCTCTTTCAACAAACGCCGCACATATTACTACCGAGTTTAGTTCAACGTCAAAAAAGTCGTTTTCTTCAAATACCAAAAATGTTCCTACTGGATCTTTatcaactaaaaattttttaagtagTACATTCTCAGGACAATTGACTACATTTACTCCTAGCTCTATATTATCATCATCAGAATCAacattatcaatttattCAACAC ctTCTTTATTATCTTCAATAAAATCAACAACTAATACAATAACATCTACCTTATCAcctataaaattaaaatgtaataatgatatattttttgttattgaCCAACGATCTGGAGTAACTgaagatttatttaaaaaa caaatattaaaaataaaaaaaataagtaatggTTGGGATATATCATCCAATTATGCTTCTATTGATATAAATTCAGTTTAcgaaaatttgatttttatgaCTTATCCAAATCAACCAAAGACAGAATTAACACTTGCAACCAACTTAACCCAATGGTATTGTTTGTTAGcgtatttagaaaaaaattctaatgaTTTCATAAAACATTgtgaaaaaaattcaaaCTTAATCGATTTTCCATATTATTCATCAAATCAAAGAATGGATGAATTTATAACTAAATTTACTAATATATTGTTGAATGAATTAAAatcatcaaaaaatattcaaaattctaTGGAACTTTCTCTAATTATGTTTTCAAATATGGAAAATCAAGCAGAAATTGATAATtgtataaaacaattaaaggatattaaaacaaatggaattattattaatccTGTGTTTATCAAGTTGCCAGAATCATTTAATGgtgtatataataatgtaaacAATTATGATTTTTCTGATCCAGAActtgaagaaaaaataacaaatagcatttgttcttaa
- a CDS encoding Phospholipase D/Transphosphatidylase domain-containing protein produces the protein MNKFNILVPIVTALITILLTSGIWIGAYYIFKPSNCNENNNNLTNKPISTTVVPSTIKNSTITNENNVDCTSSCEFTLVESIPYNLTYEKNETTYTRTYDVWKRLMKEAKNNINIASSYWTLLPNDTEVKLNYHPSMEEGIDIFNSLINTSKRGVKINVAENYVKGGNPDTIYLMSNGYANVRSLNFKNWFDGGILHTKAWIVDGKHFYVGSANQDWRSLTQVKELGVAAFNCPCLAADIEKIFDVYWQMGIPNEKIPDVWDDKFVYNSNPQNPTPVQLNNENSLVYFSSSPPAFCPPGRKPDGENIVDIINNAKSYVYIAVMDYIPATLYIDNNYYWPDIDDALRRAAFDRHVHVKLLMSKWAHTGKSLYNYLRSLADINGKLPCIYINYNNGTKKCAPNSWGTIEIKLFEVPEDGFSWIPYSRVNHNKYMVTESTVFIGTSNWSADYFINTGGIGFTAKSENIAINSSLNYNVTNNIFLRDWNSPYAKSIYDFDLNGDPYNNTKKINSTL, from the exons atgaataaatttaatattttagttcCTATAGTTACTGCTTTAATAACAATACTTTTAACATCTGGAATATGGATTGGT gcatactatatttttaaaccatCGAATTgcaatgaaaataataacaatttaacTAATAAGCCAATTTCTACCACGGTAGTGCCTtctacaataaaaaattccaccataacaaatgaaaataatgttGATTGTACTTCTTCTTGTGAATTTACTCTTGTTGAATCAATTCCttataatttaacatatgaaaaaaatgaaacaacTTATACAAGAACATACGATGTTTGGAAACGTTTAATGAAAGAagctaaaaataatataaatatagcTTCTAGTTATTGGACATTGTTACCTAATGATACTGAAGTTAAACTTAATTATCATCCATCAATGGAAGAAGgaatagatatttttaattctttaatcAATACAAGTAAAAGAggagtaaaaataaatgttgcTGAAAATTACGTTAAAGGTGGTAATCCAGATACAATATATCTAATGTCAAATGGATATGCTAATGTTAgaagtttaaattttaaaaattggttTGATGGAGGCATTCTTCATACAAAAGCTTGGATTGTTGAtggaaaacatttttatgttGGTTCTGCTAATCAAGATTGGAGATCATTAACACAAGTTAAAGAGTTAGGAGTTGCTGCTTTTAATTGTCCTTGTCTTGCTGctgatattgaaaaaatttttgatgttTATTGGCAGATGGGAATaccaaatgaaaaaattccTGATGTTTGGGATGATAAATTTGTCTATAATTCAAATCCACAAAATCCAACACCAgttcaattaaataatgaaaattcattagtttatttttcg aGTTCACCACCAGCTTTTTGTCCACCAGGTAGAAAACCCGATGGTGAAAATATAgttgatattattaataatgcaAAATCATATGTTTATATAGCAGTAATGGATTATATTCCAGCAACTTtgtatattgataataattattattggCCAGATATTGATGATGCTTTAAGGCGTGCTGCATTTGACAGACATGTACAtgttaaacttttaatgTCAAAATGGGCTCATACAGGAAAAAgtctttataattatttaagatCTCTTGCTGATATTAATGGAAAATTACcatgtatttatataaattataataatggaACTAAAAAGTGTGCTCCAAACTCTTGGGGAacaattgaaataaaattatttgaggTTCCAGAAGATGGTTTTAGTTGGATTCCTTATTCTCGTGTTAATCACAACAAATATATGGTAACAGAAAGTACTGTATTTATTGGAACATCCAATTGGTCTGcagattattttataaatactgGTGGTATTGGTTTTACAGCTAAGTCAGAAAATATTGCTATAAATAGtagtttaaattataatgtaacaaataatatattccTAAGAGACTGGAATTCACCTTATGCAAAAAGTATTTATGACTTTGATCTTAACGGAGATCcttataataatacaaaaaaaataaattctactttgtaa
- a CDS encoding Glycoside hydrolase, family 1 and Glycoside hydrolase, catalytic domain and Glycoside hydrolase, superfamily domain-containing protein produces the protein MIQRVVIVILLIYFYYVEVCLSFKKNFIWGVTSAAYSIEGGYLADGKGMSNWDYYSNKFMNENGNISCDCYNNLENDLLLIKSLNVTHYKFSISWSRILPQGDSLFINKKGIEYYDKLINGLLNINVEPIVTMVYYDIPLVLEDMGGWMNDKIQDYFYEYAILLFDRYNDKVKYWITIEDPYSMIMNGYGGTIEKWAPGGYEQLGNTSIYNGFYNILKCHGKVGKLYKEKYNNGMIGISFTSFPIFPLTDIDINRSDMIFHLSFGLLGNPIFGKNGNYPNEVLELFQKKTNNEKRSLPRLRLFNIDEIKELRNSSDFIGINYYGTNNKISDINNNDIIKWNNIERVYNQLALEIDSIILKNKSIEDEFNYWNGGLKYTLKYIKKYYKNIPILITGNGIYENKFITKNRYMKEHLEIINDAIENNYNIIGYCFRSLLDGFEWNWGYNQKFGLYEVDFESENKIRKPRNIVSYYRNIIKNNGHIL, from the exons ATGATTCAAAGAGTAgtaattgtaattttattaatatatttttattatgtagAAGTATGTTTATCAttcaagaaaaattttatatgggGAGTGACGTCAGCAGCTTATTCTATTGAAGGAGGATATTTGGCGGATG gaaaAGGAATGTCAAATTGGGATTAttatagtaataaatttatgaatGAAAATGGTAATATAAGTTGTgattgttataataatttagaaaatgatttattattaataaaaagtttaaatgttacacattataaattttcaatatcatGGAGTCGTATTTTACCTCAAGGTGatagtttatttataaataaaaaaggtATTGAgtattatgataaattaataaatggtttattaaatattaatgttgaACCTATTGTTACAATGGTATATTATGATATTCCTCTTGTATTAGAAGATATGGGTGGATGGATGAATGATAAAATacaagattatttttatgaatatgctattttattatttgatagatataatgataaagtaaaatattggATTACAATAGAAGATCCCTATAGTATGATAATGAATGGATATGGAGGAACGATAGAAAAATGGGCACCAGGTGGATATGAACAATTAGGTAATACAAGTATATATAATggattttataatatattaaaatgccATGGAAAAGTaggaaaattatataaagaaaaatataataatggaATGATAGGAATATCTTTTACTTCATTTCCAATATTTCCATTAACAGATATTGATATAAATCGTTCAGATATGATTTTTCATCTATCATTTGGTTTATTAGGAAATCCTATATTTGGTAAAAATGGTAATTATCCTAATGAAGTATTagaattatttcaaaaaaaaacaaataatgaaaaaagaagTTTACCCCGTTTAAGACTATTTAATATAgatgaaataaaagaattaagaAATTCAAGTGACTTTATAggaataaattattatggtacaaataataaaatatcagatataaataataatgatattataaaatggaATAATATAGAAAGAGTATATAATCAACTAGCATTAGAAATAGATAGtataatactaaaaaataaatctattGAGGATGAATTCAATTATTGGAATGGGGGATTAAAATATaccttaaaatatattaaaaaatattataaaaatataccaaTATTAATAACAGGAAATGgaatttatgaaaataaatttattaccaAAAATAGGTATATGAAAGAACatttagaaattattaatgatgctattgaaaataactataatattattggATATTGTTTTAGAAGTTTATTAGATGGATTTGAATGGAATTGGGgatataatcaaaaatttggTTTATATGAAGTAGATTTTGAaagtgaaaataaaataagaaaaccAAGAAATATAGTTTCttattatagaaatataataaaaaataatggacatattttataa
- a CDS encoding NAD-dependent protein deacetylase sirtuin-2, translating into MNASDDVHLVDDPTVTLESQHIANPSTHDVDEEDNEIPQIYADFISEVFDNGDIEIDELPPPQVKLSNFTLEGIAKYIKEESPKICFMVGAGISTSAGIPDFRTPGTGLYDNLGKYDLDDPQDIFDLQFFDEDPRPFYTLAKELFPTGVKPTTCHYFIKLVDEKGLLKRCFTQNIDSLERIANIPSQKVVFAHGNHITSTCRLCKKKYSYDWLQAHLADKNKLVPFCEEENCNGVVKPDIVFFGENLPTSFFLGAIHDIPACDLLIIMGTSLVVHPFASIVHEVRPEVPRLLINMTAVGKKRNPFAPSLMYGEPDNIRDVFWPGACDDGVMELARLLGWDEELKELIHREHLKLEKKGQCQKDLNTYDSGTGDSVAGPSTK; encoded by the exons ATGAATGCCTCAGATGACGTGCACTTGGTTGACGATCCAACCGTTACATTGGAGAGCCAACATATTGCCAATCCATCAACTCATGATGTAGATGAGGAAGATAATGAGATTCCTCAGATATATGCAGATTTTATTTCAGAAGTTTTTGACAATGGGGATATTGAAATCGATG AATTACCCCCACCACAAGTAAAATTGTCAAATTTTACTCTTGAAGGAATagcaaaatatataaaagaagaaaGTCCTAAGATATGCTTTATGGTTGGAGCTGGTATTTCAACTTCTGCAGGGATTCCAGACTTTAGAACACCAG gAACCGGTTTGTATGACAATCTCGGGAAGTATGATTTGGATGATCCTCAAGATATATTTGATCTCCAATTTTTTGATGAAGATCCAAGGCCATTCTATACATTAGCTAAAGAACTTTTTCCTACTGGAGTTAAACCAACGACTtgtcattattttattaagcTTGTTGATGAGAAAGGCTTACTTAAACGATGTTTTACACAAAACATTGATTCTTTAGAAAGAATAGCAAATATACCATCACAAAAAGTTGTATTTGCTCATGGTAATCATATTACATCTACTTGTAGACTttgtaagaaaaaatatagttatgATTGGCTTCAGGCTCATTTAgcagataaaaataaattagttCCATTTTGTGAGGAAGAAAATTGTAATGGTGTTGTTAAACCGGATATTGTATTCTTTGGAGAAAATCTACCTACAAGCTTTTTTTTAGGAGCTATTCATGATATTCCGGCTTGTGATTTACTTATTATTATGGGAACATCTTTAGTAGTTCACCCATTTGCTTCAATTGTCCATGAAGTGAGGCCCGAAGTTCCAAGGCTTTTAATAAACATGACTGCTGTTGGAAAGAAAAGAAATCCTTTTGCTCCTAGTTTAATGTATGGTGAACCAGATAATATTCGTGATGTTTTTTGGCCAGGGGCCTGTGATGATGGTGTTATGGAGTTAGCCCGTCTCCTTGGTTGGGATGAGGAGTTAAAAGAACTAATTCATAGAGAACATTtgaaattagaaaaaaaaggaCAATGTCAGAAAGATCTGAATACATATGATTCGGGAACTGGAGATTCAGTTGCGGGTCCATCAACGAAATAG
- a CDS encoding Protocadherin-23: MINGKKNNIISVFNKNIFEIRIYTIIIDDNNEEKNIKCGENLYKGEIEEKNKIFIKPVKVSIINSSNTIFSLEDDNSDFMINPKNGILSIENEEFLTIQNVGEKFNISVFGNDKNDNQITCIVEIVVHPEGKNNVNKIPKFKLNEYNFTISPGIIDIGKIEVIPSKNKFIYEIIEGSSDRMMIDRETGNLSYIGKPIIENEKIKIMVMARNEEYHEYVSFVPVNINFQGLYSKSPKFSDNDKVSLIIIDRHEDNVLLKKFNATDEDATEELIYNIESIKILNKLRNEVISNIEKEINKFKIENNTLLLNEMIKEDISNVEIIISVKDLSHVMEPKDYLYIVIIFKNNNDENKHDYLTLLEHPDTIFIDEGIKKDEYVYTIQPKQIPKSLEQLIGNNISSNYDFKIIEGNGYIINKSTGVIKTENIPTEDTNLLIEVEDLNTNNLVETRLNVNIVKKKKKNLSKRYEFMVREDVKEGYIIGYLENSKYYLSGDDSSKFKINNNNQLILISSLDYELQNDYLFFYGTNEVRIHVLDVNDNIPITDRLNISIILMDNIQPGTILDRLNITDLDKNDFLRFTFIGDNIITSKLFIDDHYNIITRESFINISTDNINFQIICSDGLHKISIFILLNIIKSITCNPIFIDNDKRIFNVDENMFGNLIIGSVKGVTGINCPIKYDILIDDEETDLPFMIDNNNGSIILKDFLDYEKKDNYKFKVKISSEKKENTAYYQIKVVDKNDHTPEFITHSSVYTIPEDFYVGEIITKVEAIDKDVNDQIYYHLTSGSDKFFINQSTGEIYLQKPLDKEQTDKYILNIFATNDEFLMLDIESSFDKMIITINIEDINDNGPIFDIDNYEIVIGKDMNPGEKIYQLHTHDLDNERTINNVKFEINDVRFHYKGHSREAPSYIFINKNGEIILNNYIDDFSGGFITATVTANDISTLIPSLTSKCYLKIWICSKEYLTNIILFNGPMEINLKKSMQLIKRLGDKVESTHVLLQSYGYYQNEDIFFDNKTIAKVVFIRDGEEMLLNDDVIRELKKDVMKFGNDEFYDLEKNNDNFERFEFINNEEDISILKIIIIIFLLTLLLIISSIIYIMLRDRNNFLLQKQNFIDEEIVAMTKENNNIFALSKPKYGEIYYLGRKESLSTFHTSQLYGDDSYSIQTLKINVGKRNDDIQIPYIEEID; the protein is encoded by the coding sequence atgataaatggaaaaaaaaataatattattagtgtttttaataaaaatatctttgaaataagaatatatacaattattatagatgataataatgaagaaaaaaatataaaatgtggtgaaaatttatataaaggtgaaatagaagaaaaaaataaaatatttataaaacctGTTAAAGtttctattattaatagtagtaatacaatattttcattagaAGATGATAATTCagattttatgataaatccTAAAAATGGTATTCTTTCTATTGAAAATGaagaatttttaactatacaAAATGTTggagaaaaatttaatatttctgtttttggaaatgataaaaatgataatcaAATAACATGTATAGTTGAAATAGTTGTACATCCTGAGGGTAAAAATAATGTCAATAAAATaccaaaatttaaattaaatgaatacAATTTTACAATTTCTCCAGGAATAATAGATATTGGAAAAATTGAAGTTATaccatcaaaaaataaatttatttatgaaataatTGAAGGGTCAAGTGATCGTATGATGATTGATAGAGAAACAGGTAATTTAAGTTATATTGGTAAACcaataattgaaaatgaaaagataaaaattatggtTATGGCAAGAAATGAAGAATATCATGAATATGTTAGCTTTGTTCctgttaatattaattttcaagGTCTTTACTCAAAATCACCTAAATTTAGTGATAATGATAAGGTATCTCTTATTATAATTGATCGTCATGAagataatgttttattaaaaaaatttaatgccACTGATGAAGATGCTACCGaagaattaatttataatattgaaagtataaaaatattaaataaattaagaaatGAAGTAATATctaatattgaaaaagaaataaataaatttaaaatagaaaataatactcttttgttaaatgaaatgataaaagaaGACATTAGTAAtgtagaaataataatttcagTAAAAGATTTATCACATGTTATGGAACcaaaagattatttatatatagttataatttttaaaaataataatgatgaaaataaacatgattatttaacattattagaACATCCTGATACTATATTTATTGATGAaggaataaaaaaagatgagTATGTTTATACAATACAACCAAAACAAATACCAAAAAGTTTAGAACAATTGATtggaaataatatttcatcaaattatgattttaaaataattgaaggAAATggatatattataaataaaagtactGGTGTAATTAAAACTGAAAATATACCTACAGAAGatacaaatttattaattgaagttgaagatttaaatacaaataatttagttGAAACAAgattaaatgtaaatattgttaaaaaaaagaaaaaaaatttatcaaaaagataTGAATTTATGGTACGTGAAGATGTCAAAGAAGGTTATATAATTGGATATCTTGAAAATAGTAAATATTATCTTAGTGGTGATGATTCatctaaatttaaaataaataataataatcaattaattttaatatcatcaCTTGATTATGAATTacaaaatgattatttatttttttatggaACAAATGAAGTTAGAATACATGTTTTAGATGTCAATGATAATATTCCAATAACAGATAGATTAAATATcagtataatattaatggaTAACATTCAACCAGGAACAATTTTAGATCGTCTTAATATTACAGATCtagataaaaatgattttctTCGTTTCACATTTATTGGtgataatataataacaagtaaattatttattgatgatcattataatattattacaagagaatcatttattaatatttctactgataatataaattttcaaattatatGTTCAGATGGTTTACAcaaaatttcaatatttattttacttaatattattaaaagtatcaCTTGTAATCcaatatttattgataatgacaaaagaatatttaatgttGATGAAAATATGTTTggtaatttaattattggTTCAGTTAAAGGTGTTACTGGTATTAATTGTccaataaaatatgatatattaattGATGATGAAGAAACAGATTTACCTTTTAtgattgataataataatggtagtataattttaaaagattttcttgattatgaaaaaaaagataactataaatttaaagttaaaattagtagtgagaaaaaagaaaatacaGCTTATTATCAGATTAAGGttgttgataaaaatgatCATACACCAGAATTTATTACACATTCCTCTGTATATACAATACCTGAAGATTTTTATGTTGGtgaaattattacaaaagtAGAAGCAATTGATAAAGATGTCAATGATCAGATATATTATCATCTTACCTCTGGAagtgataaattttttattaatcaaaGTACAGgtgaaatttatttacaaaaaccATTAGATAAGGAACAAactgataaatatattttaaatatttttgctaCAAATGATGAATTTCTAATGTTAGATATAGAAAGTTCTTTTGacaaaatgataataacaataaatattgaagatataaatgataatggaCCAATATTTGATATAGATAATTATGAAATTGTTATTGGAAAAGATATGAATCCAggtgaaaaaatttatcaactTCATACTCATGATTTAGATAATGAAAGAACaattaataatgtaaaatttgaaattaatGATGTACGTTTTCATTATAAGGGACACTCCAGAGAAGCTccatcatatatttttataaataaaaatggtgaaataattttaaataattatattgatGATTTTTCCGGAGGTTTCATAACTGCTACTGTAACAGCTAATGATATATCAACATTAATACCTTCACTTACAtctaaatgttatttaaaaatatggaTATGTTCAAAGGAATATTTaactaatattatattatttaatggaCCAAtggaaataaatttaaaaaaaagtatgcAATTAATCAAAAGACTTGGTGATAAAGTTGAAAGTACACATGTTCTATTACAAAGTTATGGatattatcaaaatgaagacatattttttgataacaaAACTATTGCAAAAGTAGTTTTTATTAGAGATGGAGAAGAAATGTTACTTAATGATGATGTAATAAgggaattaaaaaaagatgtcATGAAATTTGGAAATGATGAATTTTATGATTTAGAAAagaataatgataattttgaaagatttgaatttataaataacgAAGAAGatatatcaatattaaaaattattattattatatttttgttaactCTTTTATTGATTATTTcaagtattatttatataatgctTCGTGacagaaataattttttattacagaaacaaaattttattgatgaAGAAATTGTTGCTATgacaaaagaaaataataatatttttgctCTTTCAAAACCAAAGTATGgtgaaatttattatttaggGAGAAAAGAGAGTCTTTCAACTTTTCATACTTCACAATTATATGGAGATGACAGTTATTCAATACaaacattaaaaatcaaTGTTGGAAAAAGGAATGATGATATACAAATACCATATATTGAAGAAattgattaa